In a single window of the Luteibacter rhizovicinus DSM 16549 genome:
- the acs gene encoding acetate--CoA ligase has product MSDIHPVDPAFAARAHIRKDDYQRMYARSVEDPEGFWKDMSGRLDWVTPPTKIKNVSYDPKDLYIKWYEDGTLNVAANCLDRHLEKRGDKTAIIFEGDDPNESRSLTYRELHREVCKFANTLKNLGVAKGDRVIVYLPMIPEAAVAMLACARIGAIHSVVFGGFSPDSLAGRIADSGAKLVITADEGCRGGKKIPLKANVDESLTRPHTNSVETVIVVRRTGGAINLQSPRDRWYHTLMEGQSTDCLPEAMNAEDPLFTLYTSGSTGLPKGVLHTSGGYLVYASMTHELIFDVREDDVYWCTADVGWITGHSYVVYGPLANGATVVMFDGVPNYPDFSRFWQVVDKHQVTLFYTAPTAIRALMREGEEPVKKTSRKSLRLLGTVGEPINPEAWNWYYRVVGDERCPIVDTWWQTETGGILITPLPGATDLKPGSATLPFFGITPAIVDTDGKPQEGACSGNLVITDSWPGQMRTVYGDHQRFVDTYFKTYPGNYFTGDGARRDEDGYYWITGRVDDVINVSGHRIGTAEVESALVANHKVAEAAVVGCHHDIKGQGIYAYVTLVAGETGSEELRKELIAGVRKEIGPIAVPDFLQWAPGLPKTRSGKIMRRILRKIAENQPDQLGDISTLADPSVVKSLVEERLIK; this is encoded by the coding sequence ATGTCCGATATCCACCCGGTCGATCCCGCCTTTGCCGCCAGGGCGCATATCCGCAAGGACGACTACCAGCGCATGTATGCCCGGTCCGTCGAGGATCCCGAGGGCTTCTGGAAAGACATGAGCGGCCGGCTCGATTGGGTCACGCCGCCGACGAAGATCAAGAACGTCTCGTACGACCCCAAGGACCTGTACATCAAGTGGTATGAGGACGGCACCCTCAACGTGGCCGCCAACTGCCTGGACCGTCACCTGGAGAAGCGCGGCGACAAGACCGCGATCATCTTCGAGGGCGACGACCCCAACGAGTCGCGCAGCCTGACCTACCGCGAGCTCCACCGCGAGGTCTGCAAGTTCGCCAACACGCTGAAGAACCTCGGCGTGGCCAAGGGCGATCGCGTCATCGTCTACTTGCCGATGATCCCGGAGGCCGCGGTGGCCATGCTGGCCTGCGCACGCATCGGCGCCATCCATTCGGTCGTCTTCGGCGGCTTCTCGCCGGACTCGCTCGCCGGCCGCATCGCGGATTCCGGCGCCAAGCTGGTGATTACTGCCGACGAAGGCTGCCGCGGCGGCAAGAAAATCCCGCTCAAGGCCAACGTGGACGAGTCGCTCACCCGTCCGCATACCAACAGTGTGGAGACGGTCATCGTCGTTCGCCGGACGGGTGGTGCGATCAACCTGCAGTCTCCGCGTGACCGCTGGTACCACACCTTGATGGAAGGGCAGTCCACGGACTGCCTGCCGGAGGCGATGAACGCGGAGGATCCGCTGTTCACGCTCTACACCTCGGGCTCCACGGGCCTGCCAAAGGGCGTGCTGCACACCAGTGGCGGCTATCTCGTCTATGCGAGCATGACCCACGAGCTGATTTTCGACGTCCGCGAAGACGACGTTTACTGGTGCACGGCCGACGTGGGCTGGATCACCGGCCACAGCTACGTGGTCTACGGGCCGCTCGCCAACGGCGCGACCGTGGTGATGTTCGATGGCGTGCCCAACTATCCGGATTTCAGCCGCTTCTGGCAGGTCGTCGACAAGCACCAGGTCACCCTGTTCTACACGGCACCGACCGCCATCCGCGCGCTCATGCGCGAGGGCGAGGAACCGGTGAAGAAGACCTCGCGCAAGTCCCTGCGCCTGCTCGGCACGGTCGGCGAGCCGATCAACCCCGAAGCCTGGAACTGGTATTACCGCGTGGTGGGCGACGAACGCTGCCCGATCGTCGACACCTGGTGGCAGACCGAAACCGGCGGCATCCTCATCACGCCGCTACCCGGTGCGACCGACCTGAAACCGGGCTCGGCGACACTGCCGTTCTTCGGCATCACGCCCGCCATCGTGGATACCGATGGCAAGCCGCAGGAAGGCGCATGCAGCGGCAATCTGGTCATCACCGATTCCTGGCCCGGCCAGATGCGCACGGTGTATGGCGATCACCAGCGCTTCGTCGATACCTACTTCAAGACCTATCCGGGTAACTACTTCACGGGTGACGGCGCACGTCGCGACGAAGACGGCTACTACTGGATCACCGGCCGCGTGGACGATGTGATCAACGTCTCGGGTCATCGCATCGGTACGGCCGAAGTGGAAAGTGCACTGGTCGCCAATCACAAGGTGGCCGAAGCCGCCGTGGTCGGCTGCCACCACGACATCAAGGGCCAGGGCATCTACGCCTATGTCACCCTGGTCGCGGGCGAGACCGGCAGCGAGGAGCTGCGCAAAGAACTCATCGCCGGCGTACGCAAGGAAATCGGTCCGATCGCCGTACCGGATTTCCTGCAGTGGGCACCGGGTTTACCGAAGACACGTTCGGGCAAGATCATGCGTCGCATCCTGCGCAAGATTGCCGAGAACCAGCCCGACCAGCTGGGCGACATCTCGACGCTCGCCGATCCTTCGGTGGTGAAGAGCCTGGTGGAAGAACGACTGATCAAGTAG
- a CDS encoding response regulator transcription factor, with translation MSDVLIADDHPLFRDALQRAVLAALPDATVHTADSVPALFALIESLPDADLLLMDLHMPGARGYSALAHIRGQYPGLPTIVVSGHEEAQVARRALAHGASAYIPKSAAVDDIVEAVRAVLDGDVWLPHKLVGGSVELKPDEAAVAARVASLTPQQFRVLNMIAEGLLNKQIAYELTVSEATVKAHMTAIMRKLGVSNRTQVALAASHLDVEREAFPNNAPEA, from the coding sequence ATGTCCGATGTCCTGATCGCCGACGACCATCCGCTGTTCCGTGACGCCTTGCAGCGTGCGGTCCTGGCAGCGTTGCCTGATGCCACGGTGCACACGGCGGACAGCGTGCCGGCCTTGTTTGCCCTGATTGAATCGCTGCCCGACGCCGACCTGCTATTGATGGACCTGCATATGCCGGGTGCGCGCGGCTACTCCGCGCTCGCCCACATACGCGGCCAGTATCCCGGCCTGCCCACCATTGTGGTCTCCGGCCACGAGGAGGCGCAGGTGGCCCGGCGCGCGTTAGCGCATGGCGCCTCCGCGTACATTCCAAAGTCGGCGGCGGTGGACGATATCGTCGAGGCCGTGCGGGCCGTGCTCGATGGCGACGTGTGGCTTCCGCACAAGCTGGTCGGCGGCAGCGTCGAGCTGAAACCCGACGAGGCAGCCGTGGCAGCACGCGTTGCCTCGCTCACGCCGCAACAATTCCGCGTGCTCAACATGATCGCCGAAGGCCTCCTCAACAAGCAGATCGCCTACGAACTCACGGTGTCTGAAGCGACGGTCAAGGCACACATGACCGCGATCATGCGCAAGCTCGGCGTGTCGAACCGAACCCAGGTGGCGCTCGCCGCAAGTCATCTCGACGTGGAGAGGGAAGCGTTTCCCAACAACGCCCCGGAAGCCTGA